The following are from one region of the Streptobacillus ratti genome:
- a CDS encoding YhbY family RNA-binding protein: MNSKERNFLRKKAHGLEPVVRVGKEGLTDAVIDSIRIYIEKNELMKVKLLQNSLEDVNIEIINEIEAKAKCIFVGSVGKVMIFFKEKREKNKIGEITREFIEFKKKRREING, translated from the coding sequence ATGAATAGTAAAGAAAGAAATTTTTTGAGAAAAAAAGCACATGGGTTAGAGCCTGTTGTTAGAGTCGGAAAAGAGGGTCTAACTGATGCAGTAATTGATAGTATTAGAATATATATTGAAAAAAATGAATTAATGAAAGTTAAATTATTACAAAACAGTTTAGAAGATGTTAATATCGAGATAATAAATGAGATTGAAGCAAAGGCAAAATGTATTTTTGTTGGTTCAGTTGGAAAAGTGATGATATTTTTTAAGGAAAAAAGAGAAAAAAATAAAATTGGAGAAATAACAAGAGAATTTATTGAATTTAAAAAGAAGAGGCGTGAAATTAATGGGTAA